The following proteins are co-located in the Elusimicrobiota bacterium genome:
- a CDS encoding 3-deoxy-7-phosphoheptulonate synthase, with translation MLIRAGRASRAAVEAAVRRLYPGSELARVPEGLRVRVLRGAPAAQRSRLEALPGVEGVELSSEEACPLACARGNLREGLAPRGGFTVIAGPCAVEDEESFVRTARALKRLGASMLRGALFKPRTYPYTFEGIGLRGLRALEKAKRASGLPVLTEITDPRQIGAVLRVSDALQCGARNMRNYELLKELGRSGTTVLLKRAPDASVREWLLSAEYLLSAGDCRVLLCERGNSFGRGAGAGLDLKKALSALRESRLPVLADPSHALGERGLVPRAALAAAAAGLDGLMVEVHPRPEHALVDGRQTLGLSEFGALMRRLRALLASGFSDARTARKENDQRAGNHASRRS, from the coding sequence GTGCTGATCCGCGCGGGCAGGGCTTCCCGGGCCGCCGTCGAGGCGGCCGTGCGCCGTCTCTACCCCGGCTCCGAGCTCGCGCGCGTCCCGGAAGGGCTGCGTGTGCGCGTCCTGCGCGGAGCGCCCGCCGCCCAGCGCTCGCGCCTCGAGGCGCTCCCCGGCGTCGAGGGCGTCGAGCTGAGCTCCGAGGAGGCCTGTCCGCTCGCCTGCGCGCGGGGGAACCTGCGCGAGGGCCTTGCTCCGCGGGGCGGCTTCACGGTGATCGCCGGACCCTGCGCGGTCGAGGACGAGGAGTCCTTCGTCCGGACGGCCCGCGCCCTCAAGCGCCTGGGCGCGAGCATGCTGCGCGGAGCCCTGTTCAAGCCGCGCACCTATCCCTACACTTTCGAAGGCATCGGTCTGCGGGGGCTGCGCGCGCTCGAGAAAGCGAAGCGCGCGAGCGGCCTGCCGGTGCTCACCGAGATCACCGACCCGCGCCAGATCGGCGCGGTGCTCCGGGTCTCCGACGCGCTGCAGTGCGGCGCCCGCAACATGCGCAACTACGAGCTGCTCAAGGAACTCGGCCGCAGCGGGACGACCGTCCTCCTCAAGCGCGCGCCCGACGCCTCCGTTCGGGAATGGCTGCTCTCCGCCGAGTACCTGCTCTCCGCCGGCGACTGCCGGGTCCTGCTCTGCGAGCGCGGGAACTCCTTCGGGCGCGGCGCCGGGGCGGGGCTCGACCTGAAGAAGGCCCTGAGCGCGCTGCGCGAGTCGCGTCTGCCGGTGCTGGCCGACCCCAGCCACGCCCTCGGCGAGCGAGGCCTCGTTCCGCGGGCGGCGCTCGCGGCCGCCGCGGCCGGGCTCGACGGCCTCATGGTCGAAGTCCATCCTCGGCCCGAGCACGCGCTCGTCGACGGCCGTCAGACCCTCGGGCTCTCCGAGTTCGGCGCGCTCATGCGCCGGCTCCGCGCACTCCTCGCGTCGGGCTTCAGCGACGCGAGGACGGCGCGAAAGGAGAACGACCAGCGCGCCGGAAACCATGCCTCCCGGCGCTCCTGA
- a CDS encoding shikimate dehydrogenase, with the protein MPPGAPEPAHPLLLGLVGRPVAHSLSPRVIAELARRSKVSARYELVDSDAVGLPGFLKRVRSEGWGGFNVTYPLKEAVAGQLDAFDENAAALLAVNVVRREGSLWKGYNTDMDGFRLALASVGTDLKGRRVVVWGSGGAARAAVLASARAGAQWVTVFSRDPARARPLIDGLLSRVPGARLKVQRTGEPPPEDADVWVNATTVGMPGVPVPSAVWDLPARPRGVACDFVYGGGETPFLACCRSAGLAVVPGTMVLVGQALRAWELWTRRPLHDVETQLREIAALVAGEAPRGDA; encoded by the coding sequence ATGCCTCCCGGCGCTCCTGAACCTGCCCATCCGCTCCTCCTCGGCCTCGTCGGCCGCCCGGTCGCCCATTCCCTCTCTCCCCGCGTCATCGCCGAGCTCGCGCGCCGTTCCAAGGTCTCCGCGCGCTACGAGCTCGTCGACTCCGACGCCGTGGGGCTGCCCGGCTTCCTGAAGCGCGTCCGCTCCGAGGGCTGGGGCGGCTTCAACGTGACCTATCCGCTCAAGGAGGCCGTCGCGGGGCAGCTCGACGCCTTCGACGAGAACGCCGCCGCGCTCCTCGCCGTCAACGTCGTCCGCCGCGAGGGCTCTCTCTGGAAGGGCTACAACACGGACATGGACGGCTTCCGCCTGGCGCTGGCCTCCGTCGGCACGGACCTCAAAGGCCGGCGCGTGGTCGTCTGGGGCTCGGGCGGCGCCGCGCGCGCCGCCGTCCTCGCGTCGGCCCGCGCGGGCGCGCAATGGGTGACGGTCTTCTCCCGCGACCCGGCGCGGGCCCGTCCGCTCATCGACGGGCTGCTCTCCCGCGTGCCGGGCGCGCGCCTCAAGGTGCAGCGCACCGGAGAGCCCCCGCCCGAGGACGCGGACGTCTGGGTGAACGCGACCACGGTCGGCATGCCCGGCGTGCCGGTCCCTTCGGCGGTCTGGGACCTCCCGGCGCGGCCGCGCGGGGTCGCCTGCGATTTCGTCTACGGCGGAGGGGAGACGCCGTTCCTCGCCTGCTGCCGGAGCGCGGGCCTGGCCGTCGTGCCCGGGACCATGGTCCTCGTCGGGCAGGCCCTGCGCGCCTGGGAGCTCTGGACGCGCCGTCCGCTGCACGACGTCGAGACGCAGCTTCGGGAGATCGCGGCGCTGGTCGCCGGGGAAGCTCCGCGGGGGGATGCATGA
- a CDS encoding DUF2892 domain-containing protein encodes MKKECLIRAFAGMMILGSLALAQVYGRGWLLLTAFVGLNLLQSAFTRWCLLEDILGRLGFEGHCSDRG; translated from the coding sequence ATGAAAAAGGAATGTCTCATCCGCGCCTTCGCCGGCATGATGATCCTCGGCAGTCTCGCGCTCGCGCAGGTCTACGGCCGCGGGTGGCTGCTCCTCACGGCCTTCGTGGGCTTGAATCTGCTCCAGTCGGCCTTCACGCGCTGGTGCCTGCTCGAGGACATCCTCGGACGGCTCGGCTTCGAGGGGCACTGCTCGGACCGGGGATGA
- the aroC gene encoding chorismate synthase → MRFLTAGESHGEALVGILEGFPAGVAVSGDEISGRLRLRRAVAGRSTRQKAERDEVRVLGGLHRGITTGAPIALVLPNAGRAAAAPDAVPRPGHADYAGALKYGLRDAALVRERASARETAMRVALGAFPLRLLGSLGVVVAGRVVRIGEESDDRGFSASLRSARAVLDASPLRCLDAAAGRRMASALEAARAAGDTLGGVFEVCAEGVPPGLGSHVHWDRRLDARVGAAFLGLNAVRGVELGTGFALASLPGTRAGDAFKPGTPPRRASNHAGGIEGGMSNGQLIVVRAAMKPVPASNLSVPSIDLRTGRSAKARSERSDVCAVPAAALIGEALLGFVLAEAFLEKFGGDSLAELEPRVRDWRERCRSIGRG, encoded by the coding sequence ATGAGGTTCTTGACCGCCGGAGAGTCGCACGGGGAGGCGCTCGTCGGCATCCTCGAGGGGTTCCCGGCCGGGGTCGCCGTCTCGGGCGACGAGATCTCCGGCCGCCTGCGCCTGCGCCGCGCCGTCGCCGGACGGAGCACGCGGCAGAAGGCGGAACGCGACGAGGTCCGCGTCCTCGGCGGCCTGCACCGGGGCATCACGACCGGCGCCCCCATCGCGCTCGTGCTGCCCAACGCGGGCCGCGCGGCGGCGGCTCCCGACGCCGTGCCGCGCCCCGGGCACGCCGACTACGCGGGCGCGCTCAAATACGGCCTGCGGGACGCCGCGCTCGTGCGCGAGCGGGCGAGCGCGCGCGAGACGGCCATGCGCGTCGCCCTCGGCGCCTTCCCTCTCCGTCTGCTCGGCTCCCTGGGCGTCGTCGTGGCCGGACGCGTCGTGCGCATCGGAGAGGAGAGCGACGACCGCGGCTTCTCGGCGTCCCTGCGCTCCGCGCGGGCCGTCCTCGACGCCTCGCCGCTGCGCTGTCTCGACGCCGCCGCCGGGCGCCGCATGGCCTCCGCGCTCGAGGCCGCCCGCGCCGCCGGCGACACGCTGGGCGGGGTCTTCGAGGTCTGCGCCGAGGGCGTGCCGCCCGGCCTCGGCAGCCACGTCCACTGGGACCGGCGCCTCGACGCCCGCGTCGGCGCCGCGTTCCTCGGCCTCAACGCGGTCCGCGGAGTGGAGCTCGGCACCGGCTTCGCGCTCGCGAGCCTTCCCGGCACGCGCGCCGGCGACGCCTTCAAGCCCGGGACTCCGCCGCGCCGCGCCTCGAACCACGCCGGCGGGATCGAGGGAGGGATGAGCAACGGCCAGCTCATCGTCGTGCGGGCGGCGATGAAGCCCGTCCCGGCGTCGAACCTCTCCGTCCCGTCGATCGACCTTCGGACGGGCCGGTCCGCGAAGGCGCGCTCCGAACGCTCCGACGTCTGCGCCGTCCCGGCCGCGGCGCTCATCGGGGAGGCCCTGCTCGGTTTCGTGCTCGCGGAGGCCTTCCTGGAGAAGTTCGGGGGGGATTCTCTCGCCGAGCTCGAGCCGCGCGTGCGGGACTGGAGGGAGCGTTGCCGATCCATCGGCCGCGGCTGA
- a CDS encoding chorismate mutase, which translates to MTDRPSRELQTLRRGIDALDRRIAPLLARRFALAVRTAAFKRALRDAARERAVLRGVLSSSRARGASARALAAVYRELFRRSLLLQRSARRERC; encoded by the coding sequence ATGACCGACCGTCCTTCCCGGGAGCTCCAGACGCTGCGGCGCGGCATCGACGCTCTCGACCGGCGCATCGCGCCGCTCCTGGCGCGCCGCTTCGCGCTCGCCGTCCGGACGGCGGCCTTCAAGCGCGCCCTCCGCGACGCCGCGCGCGAGCGCGCCGTGCTGCGCGGCGTCCTGAGTTCCTCCCGCGCGCGGGGCGCGAGCGCTCGCGCCCTCGCCGCCGTCTATCGCGAGCTCTTCCGCCGGTCCCTGCTCCTCCAGCGCTCCGCGCGGAGGGAGCGGTGCTGA